A single genomic interval of Chloracidobacterium validum harbors:
- a CDS encoding bifunctional transaldolase/phosoglucose isomerase, whose protein sequence is MNPLQALHEQGQSPWLDYIRRSLITSGELQRLIEEDGLMGVTSNPAIFEKAITGSQDYTAALAALETENLDALALYERLAIEDIQQAADILKSVYEKTQGRDGYVSLEVSPYLAKDTDGTVAEARRLWQAVNRPNLMIKVPATPEGVPAIQTLISEGINVNVTLLFAQSAYRQVAEAYIAGLEAYRASGGDLRHVASVASFFVSRIDSLVDAKLDAKLKAGEGDRALIESLKGKVAIANAKLAYQAYKKLFSGERWDALAAAGAQTQRLLWASTGTKNPQYSDVLYVEELIGPDTVNTIPPATWDAFRDHGRIRPTLESDLDAAHDTLETLAKVGVSLTEVTDTLLVEAVRLFAEPFDKLLNSLDKKCKAVNWTRLNAQELHLSTEHRRLVDQALDDWKINGKVRRMWSRDASVWTNRDESQWLGWLNLVEDQLANLAPLMAAANDVKQTFKHAVVLGMGGSSLCPEVLRMTFGILTDAPVLHVLDSTDPAQISELEAQLDLEHTVFIVASKSGSTLEPNIFKQYFFERMKQIVGPERVGQHFIAITDPGSKLEGIARADGFRHIFAGVPSVGGRYSALSNFGIVPAAIMGIPVGEFLDLADDMVNACSYCVPIAENPGVVLGCALGELAKAGRDKLTFITSPKLWDMGAWLEQLIAESTGKQGKAIIPVDLEFPSDVSVYGNDRVFAYLRLEDDDNDATDAAIAAFKDAGYPVIINRLATEMTLGQEFFRWEIATAVAGAVIGINPFDQPDVEASKVATRELTAEYERTGALPAETPMFEADGIRLFTDPANAAALGAQDSLAGYLRAHLARLTTGDYFALLAYLDMNHLNKAHLQAIRHAVREEKRVATCLGFGPRFLHSTGQAYKGGPNTGVFLQITCDDAHDLPVPGQAYTFGAVKAAQARGDFQVLAERQRRLLRIHLGPDVAADLVKLREAVAQALAH, encoded by the coding sequence ATGAATCCCCTTCAAGCACTACACGAACAGGGTCAATCGCCGTGGCTCGACTACATCCGGCGGAGTCTCATCACGAGTGGTGAGTTGCAGCGCCTGATCGAGGAAGACGGACTGATGGGCGTCACCTCGAACCCTGCGATCTTTGAAAAGGCCATCACCGGCAGCCAGGATTACACGGCGGCGCTGGCCGCGCTTGAAACGGAAAACCTCGATGCGCTGGCGCTGTACGAGCGACTGGCCATTGAAGACATCCAGCAAGCGGCCGACATCCTCAAATCGGTTTATGAGAAAACGCAGGGGCGGGATGGGTACGTGAGCCTGGAAGTGTCTCCCTATTTGGCCAAGGATACGGACGGCACTGTGGCCGAAGCGCGCCGCCTGTGGCAAGCCGTCAACCGCCCCAACCTGATGATCAAGGTCCCGGCGACCCCAGAAGGCGTTCCCGCCATCCAAACGCTTATCAGCGAAGGCATCAACGTCAACGTCACCCTGCTCTTTGCCCAATCTGCCTATCGGCAAGTCGCCGAAGCTTACATTGCTGGACTCGAAGCCTACCGTGCCTCCGGCGGCGACCTGCGCCACGTCGCCAGCGTCGCCAGCTTCTTTGTCAGCCGGATTGACTCGCTGGTGGATGCCAAGCTCGATGCCAAGCTCAAGGCTGGTGAAGGCGACCGTGCGCTGATCGAGAGCCTCAAGGGCAAGGTGGCCATCGCCAACGCCAAGCTTGCCTATCAGGCTTATAAAAAGCTCTTTTCCGGCGAACGCTGGGACGCGCTGGCGGCTGCCGGAGCGCAAACCCAGCGCCTGCTCTGGGCCAGCACCGGAACCAAAAACCCGCAGTACAGCGACGTGCTCTATGTCGAAGAACTCATCGGTCCAGACACCGTCAACACCATTCCACCGGCGACCTGGGATGCCTTCCGCGACCACGGGCGCATCCGCCCGACGCTGGAAAGCGACCTCGACGCGGCCCACGACACGCTTGAAACTCTGGCCAAAGTCGGGGTATCGCTGACGGAAGTCACCGATACCCTGCTGGTCGAGGCCGTTCGGCTCTTTGCCGAACCGTTTGACAAGCTCCTCAACTCGCTCGACAAGAAATGCAAGGCCGTCAACTGGACGCGCCTCAACGCGCAGGAATTACACCTCTCGACCGAACACCGCCGGCTCGTTGACCAGGCGCTGGACGACTGGAAAATCAACGGCAAGGTGCGCCGCATGTGGTCGCGCGACGCCAGCGTCTGGACGAACCGCGATGAAAGCCAGTGGCTCGGTTGGCTCAACTTGGTTGAAGATCAACTTGCCAACCTTGCCCCGCTGATGGCGGCCGCCAACGATGTCAAGCAGACCTTCAAGCATGCCGTCGTCCTGGGGATGGGTGGCTCAAGCCTTTGCCCGGAAGTGCTGCGCATGACCTTTGGCATCCTGACGGATGCCCCCGTGCTGCACGTACTCGATTCCACTGACCCGGCGCAGATTAGCGAACTCGAAGCCCAGCTCGACCTGGAACACACCGTTTTCATTGTCGCCAGCAAGTCCGGCAGCACGCTCGAACCCAATATCTTCAAGCAGTACTTTTTTGAGCGCATGAAGCAAATCGTTGGCCCGGAGCGGGTGGGACAGCACTTCATTGCGATTACCGATCCCGGCTCGAAGCTGGAAGGGATTGCCCGGGCGGATGGGTTTCGTCACATTTTCGCCGGTGTGCCGAGTGTCGGGGGGCGCTACTCGGCGCTTTCCAATTTTGGCATCGTTCCGGCGGCCATCATGGGCATTCCCGTGGGTGAGTTTCTTGACCTCGCCGACGACATGGTCAACGCCTGCTCATACTGCGTGCCGATTGCCGAAAATCCGGGCGTCGTCCTGGGTTGCGCGCTCGGTGAGTTGGCCAAAGCCGGACGCGACAAGCTGACCTTCATTACCTCGCCGAAGCTCTGGGACATGGGAGCCTGGTTGGAACAACTCATCGCCGAGTCCACGGGCAAACAAGGCAAAGCTATCATTCCAGTGGACTTGGAGTTCCCTAGCGACGTTTCGGTCTATGGCAACGACCGGGTGTTTGCCTATCTGCGTCTGGAGGACGACGACAACGACGCGACCGATGCTGCCATTGCGGCGTTCAAAGACGCGGGCTACCCGGTGATTATCAACCGGCTGGCAACGGAAATGACCCTGGGGCAGGAGTTTTTCCGCTGGGAGATTGCCACCGCCGTGGCCGGCGCGGTCATCGGGATCAACCCGTTTGATCAACCTGATGTCGAAGCCAGCAAAGTGGCGACGCGCGAGTTGACGGCTGAATATGAACGCACCGGCGCGCTCCCGGCGGAAACACCCATGTTTGAAGCCGATGGCATCCGTCTCTTCACGGACCCAGCGAATGCCGCGGCACTTGGCGCACAGGACAGCCTCGCGGGCTATCTCCGCGCCCACCTGGCGCGACTTACCACAGGTGACTACTTCGCTCTCCTGGCCTACCTCGACATGAACCATCTCAACAAGGCGCACTTGCAGGCAATTCGGCACGCCGTTCGAGAAGAAAAGCGCGTCGCCACCTGCCTGGGCTTTGGACCGCGCTTTTTGCACTCGACCGGACAGGCCTACAAGGGCGGCCCGAACACCGGGGTTTTCCTGCAAATCACCTGTGACGACGCCCACGACCTCCCGGTTCCAGGTCAAGCCTACACGTTCGGAGCCGTCAAGGCGGCCCAGGCGCGGGGGGACTTTCAAGTCCTGGCCGAGCGGCAGCGCCGCCTCCTGCGCATTCACCTTGGACCGGACGTTGCCGCCGACTTGGTGAAACTCCGTGAGGCGGTGGCCCAGGCCCTAGCTCACTGA